Part of the Candidatus Methylomirabilis tolerans genome is shown below.
TGACGTCCAGCGCCACCGATTGCTTCAGCGTCTCATCGTTCATCGCTGCGCCGCCGTACTTGACCACCACAGTCTTGCCGGCAAACGCTCTGATGTATGGGAGCGCCTCGATCAGGACATTCGCCTTGTCGATCCCGCGCTGGACCTCCGACCGCTTCCGCTGACCCACCATTTACTCCGCTGCTTATAACGTTCTGCCTGACCGCTGAAGGTTGATCGCTGACCTACAGGATATAGCGGCTCAGGTCCTCGTTCTTCACGATCTCCTGCAGCCGTTCCCGGACATACGCGGCATTAATATTTACCTTGGCCCCACGCATGGCAGGCGCTTCAAACGAGATCTCGTCCAGCATCCGCTCCATGATGGTGTAAAGCCGGCGAGCGCCGATATTTTCGGTCGCCTGATTGACGGTGCTGGCAATGGCGGCGATCTCCTGCACGGCGTCCTCCGAAAAGTCCAGTCTCACCTCCTCCGTCTCCAGCAGGGCGACATACTGCTTGATCAAGGCATTCTGCGGTTCTGTAAGGATCCGGACGAAGTCGTCCTGCGTGAGGCTGGCTAACTCCACACGCAACGGGAAGCGTCCCTGCAATTCCGGGATCAGGTCGGACGGTTTGGCGACATGAAACGCCCCGGCCGCAATGAACAGGATATGATCAGTCCGCACCAAGCCGTACTTGGTAGTGACCGTGCACCCCTCGACAATCGGCAGGAGGTCGCGCTGCACCCCCTGGCGAGAAACATCCGGTCCCTGCGATGACCCGCGGCCGGCGATTTTGTCGATCTCGTCCAGGAAGATGATCCCGGATTCCTCGACCCGACGGACCGCCTCTGACCTCACTGCGTCCATATCGATAAGCTTGTCGGCTTCTTCCTGAGTGAGGATCCGTTGGGCCTCCCGAATCTTGACCCTACGTCGTTTGCTCCGCTGAGGCAGGAGGTTCCCCAGCATCTCCTTGATGTTGTCCATCTCCTCGAGGCCGGAGTTGCTGAAGACCTCCACCATCGGCATGGCGCCTCGATCCTTAACCTCTAACTCCACGGTACGGTCGTCCAGCTTCCCTTCGTGTAGTCGCTTTCTGAGCTTCTCACGAGTCTCAGCAGCGGAGGTGATTGCAGCCGGGTCAGGAGTCTGCTCGACGCTCGGCGACGGCGCCATTCTGCCGACGGGAAGGAGTATATCCAGAAGCCGCTCCTCTGCTAACTCCTGGGCCCGCTCCTGTACTGCCTTGGTCTTTTCCTCCTTCACCATATCCACCGCCAGCGCAGTCAGGTCGCGCACCATCGATTCAACGTCGCGTCCGACGTAGCCCACCTCCGTATACTTACTGGCCTCCACCTTGATAAACGGGGCGTCAACCAGCCTGGCGAGGCGGCGAGCAATCTCGGTCTTACCCACGCCGGTTGGGCCGATCATGATGATGTTCTTCGGCGCAACCTCATCCCGCAGCTCCGCAGGAAGCCTCTGTCGCCGCCACCGATTACGCAGCGCAATAGCTACGGCCCGCTTTGCATCCTTTTGACCGATGATGTATCTGTCAAGCTCAGCAACAATCTGTCGCGGTGTCAATGGTTCCATCTGAAGTTCCTTATTCCTTGCTCAATGTTCAACGTTCAAGCCTCCCAGTTCCTCGGGCCGTCTTCAACCGTGAACTTTGCACTTAGAACTTTGAACGTTGTCATAGCTCTTCAATCGTGATCGTGTCGTTGGTGTACACGCAGAGTGAGGCGGCAATCTTCATCGCCTCCTCGGCGATCCGTCTCGCGTCGAGATCCGAGAAGCCTACGAGGGCTCGAGCCGCAGCGGCCGCATACGACCCTCCTGAACCGATGCCGATCACCCCGTCGTCGGGCTCGATGACATCCCCCGTCCCGGAGATGACCAGCGAATGCTCCTTATCGACCACTACCAACAGTGCCTCTAATCGGCGAAGCGCCCGGTCGGTGCGCCAATCTTTCGCCAGCTCAACCGCAGCGCGCGGCAGGTTGCCGCCGAACTCCTCCAGCTTCACCTCAAATTTGGTGAAAAGGGCGAACGCATCGGCGGCAGCGCCGGCAAAACCGGTAACCACCCGATCATTCCACATCCGACGGACCTTGCGCGCGGTGTGCTTCATCACCGTGTCGCCAAAGGAGACCTGTCCGTCCCCGGCCACCACCACTCGCCCCTTGTGGCGCACCGCCAAGATCGTCGTGCTCCGAACTCTGTTTGATCCCATACCCTCCACCCTAAACCCTATACCCTGGTTCTTAGGCCCGCGGATGTGCTTTATCGTAGACCTCCATCAGATGATCAAGGTTCAGATGGGTATACCGCTGAGTAGTCGAGAGACGTGAATGCCCCAACAGCTCCTGAATTGCGCGGAGATCGGCCCCGGCTTGAAGCAGATGCGTGGCATAGCTATGTCGCAGCCCGTGGGGTGTGATCTTCGGCCCCACCCCGCTCCGATTCAGGTGCTTCAATACAATTCGAGCAGCGCCCCGTGAGCTTAAGCGGCCGCCTTGGCGGTTGAGAAACAGTGCTACGGGTTCGGGGGTTCCCCGCTTCGACTCTGGGATCAACTCACTCCGCCGATCAAGATAACACCTCAAGGCGGTAGTCGCCTTCGACCCCACCGGAACAATCCGCTCCTTACTACCTTTACCTTTCACCCGAACAAGACCCTCTCGAATGTCCATGTCCCGCACGCTCAAACCCGTTAACTCGCTTAATCGGATGCCTGAAGCATAAAATAGCTCAAGGATCGCCACATCGCGCGCGCTCGCAACATCTTCTTCGCCGGGCGGCACCAGAAGCCGATCAACCTCGTCCACGGTCAGATACGCGGGAAGCCGCTTCGGCAGTTTCGGGGTCGGCACAAGCTTCGCCGGATTCGCAGCAAGCACACCCTCCCGGCACAGGTATCGGAAGAACGATCGCAGGGTCGCCAACTTCCGCGCGATGCTGCTTCGAGCGATTCCCCTTCTATGCAGGTCCGCCACGAAGGCTCTGATCGCCAGGGTGTCGATCTCGGTCGGCTCAATAGTCCGATCCAGGACATCGCTTCGAAAGCCCCCTCCACCCATTCCCTTCCCCTCCGACGGGGGAGGGCTGGGGAAGGGGTTAGGGTTCGGCTGCGGCAACCCACCGGCCCTGAGAAACGTCCGAAACTGCTGCAAGTCGATCGTATAGTTCTTGAGCGTATGCGGAGAAGCCGCTCGCTCCGCCTGAAGATATAATAGATACGCCTCAATCTGTTCCAGCATCTGCTTCACCCGCTTCTGCGTCTGCCCGGTACGATACGAGGAATGCGCGGAAAGATCAAGGCAAAATCGGCCGTTACGGGACTGAAACCTGCGAGATGTTAGCAGACCAACTCAAAAAACGCCAGCGACCTTCGTGTAGCCGGATCCCTTTGATCTTCCTGCTATGGTGCGCCTTGGTTCAGAAGGTTCACCCGTTCGATACCATAGGGGGGCAGTGTGATACACTCGATATACTGCAATGCCAACATCATGTAAAATCAAGACGATTAGGGGACGGTTCATACAATGACAGGGACGGTTGAAAAGCGGGTACGAATCGGCACCTCTGGCTGGTCGTATCCACGGGGAGAGGGGCGTTGGAACGGGATCTTCTATCCCGCAAAGCCCAAGAACGAGCTCGAGCTGTACAGCCAGGTCTTTAATGCCGTAGAGGTCAACTCCACCTTCTACCGGCTGCTCGATCCACAAACCGCGAGGACGTGGGTCATGATGACGCCGAAGGATTTTGCATTTGCCGTCAAGCTCTGGCAGAAGTTCACGCATCCAGGGATGTTCCAGAAGGCAACAGGCGCCGAGCCTGAGATCACGCAACAGGATTACGACGATTTCAAACGAGGCATCAACCCGATTGCCGAGGAATGCAAGCTCGCCTGCCTGCTGATCCAGTTCTCCGAATGGTTTGCGTGCACGCCTCAACACCAGGGCATCCTTTCGATGCTCCTACGGCAGTTTCAGGACTATCCCGTGGCGGTCGAACTGCGCCATGCCTCCTGGGGCGAGAAGGCAAGCGAGACCAAGGCATTGCTCGACTCCTGCGGCGCCGGCTTGGCCTACATCGACATGCCGGAACTTCCGGGTACGATCAGGCAGGAACTGGAGCCGCAGAGGCTGCTGTACCTGCGCTTCCACGGCAGGAACCGCGAAAAGTGGAGACAGCATGAGGCAGCCGAGGAGCGGTACGATTACCTGTACTCAGAAGAGGAGTTGAAGCCGTTCGCGGAGAAGGTTCGGGGGATTACAGCGGCTGGAGAGAGCAAGATATTGATCTTCTTCAACAACCACGTGCGCGGCCAAGCCCCCGCGAACGCCTTGATGATGGCGCGTCAAATCGGGCTACCGCCCACAGCGACCGTGCGGGCGGAGTTCGTCAGGGCGTTTCCTGCGACCAAGGATGCCATCAAGGAGATTCGCATCCCAGAAGAAAAGGAACCAGGCCAGGGTGTGCTGTTTTCTGCCTGAACGCCTACTGGGGCAGATTTGGAATCTTATGGATGGTCGAGTTGGACACCGCAAAGGTATGTACCTGCGGCTCGCCGTCGATCACCCCTTCGAGCGCCTGCAGCACTCGCGGATAGGTCTCGCGATGATACGCATCCGCGCTATCAGCCCTATCCCACAGGCTGATGGCTATCGCCTCGCTGCGCTCCCCTGAGACGATAGAAATCTCATCGTAAAATCCTTCTTGTTCCCTGAGAATGGGGATAATTTCACTCTGCAGCGTCCGGGAATACGCCACCGAGCTGCCCGGACGAAGCTTGACGCACACCTTTCTTGCAAACATGCACTCCTCCACATGACAAACGGTTTATCGATGGGGTTCCAGGTGATCCGAACGATGAGGACGACCGCGGAGCTCCCGGTGGCAGGACTTCAATCACTGGATTTTATTCAAGGCGATAATGTGTGTCAACAAAAATCCCCCAACCTGATCGGTTGGGGGATATGAAAATGTTATTCTCTCCCTTTTTCAAAGCGACTTGATGTTGTGCTCCGCCCTCCTTGCAGTCGCATGCCTTCCCTCTCTCTCGCTCCCAATGGGCCCAACCCCTGCTTGGCCACAGAACGTTTGTGGCCAAGTGTGCCTCCATGGTGAAGCTGGTGCCGGAAGCCCTTGGGCGGATCAGGGGCAGTCTTGCGCGGATCGAAGCTTCGCCTTAATATGATCGCCGACTTTGTAATCCTGAAGTGTTTCCTTCGACGCCTGGAACTCGTGAGTCGTCCCATCGGCCCCGCGCACGGTCAATTTACCTTTTTCCGTGTCAACCGTGACTACCTGGCCTTCCACTTTCTCCTTCGCACTCGACTTATTACAGCCAGCCGGTTGACCCTCCCCCAGGGCGGTCCCACTCCACAACATGACTCCACAAGCTGATCCCACCAAGAGACGCGTCCAGATTTTCATAATGGAAACCTCGACCCTCTGTTCTACTTCGTTATGTCGTAGATGGCGCCTGCAGCCACGCCAACCCCCGTGCCGATGAGCGCGCCCTTGCCGGCCCCGTACCCCGTACCCGCACCGATGGCGGCCCCTGTTCCCGCGCCAATTGCGCCGCCCTTAACTGTGCTGCAAGCCACGGTCGTCAGAGCGAATACCAGTAACCCAATGGCGGCAATCATCTTCCGCATCTTCATGGTCCGCATCCTTTTGAATGATAAGCGGTTACCTTTAGGGCAGGGCCCCAATACCCAGGCCCAACCCGTCCTTTCGCACCACACTGTTGTTAGCCTAGGCTTCCTCGCGTACATCTGTCAATAAGAAAGTGCCGGAGAGACGAGAGCGCAAGCGTGGGAACCGGAAAAGCAGTAAACCAGTCTCCATGTGGCACGATCGCTCGCGCAGGATCACGACGAAGGATTAGCTAAAAACGAGAGGTCGGCGTTCACGTTGGCGCCCGCGCCGCGGGCCGTCTAGTGCTTTCAGCCCGACCCTCGTCTGCGGACGAACAGAAAGGCGATAACCACAATCAGTATAAGTCCA
Proteins encoded:
- a CDS encoding tyrosine recombinase XerC, encoding MLTSRRFQSRNGRFCLDLSAHSSYRTGQTQKRVKQMLEQIEAYLLYLQAERAASPHTLKNYTIDLQQFRTFLRAGGLPQPNPNPFPSPPPSEGKGMGGGGFRSDVLDRTIEPTEIDTLAIRAFVADLHRRGIARSSIARKLATLRSFFRYLCREGVLAANPAKLVPTPKLPKRLPAYLTVDEVDRLLVPPGEEDVASARDVAILELFYASGIRLSELTGLSVRDMDIREGLVRVKGKGSKERIVPVGSKATTALRCYLDRRSELIPESKRGTPEPVALFLNRQGGRLSSRGAARIVLKHLNRSGVGPKITPHGLRHSYATHLLQAGADLRAIQELLGHSRLSTTQRYTHLNLDHLMEVYDKAHPRA
- a CDS encoding DUF72 domain-containing protein; this translates as MTGTVEKRVRIGTSGWSYPRGEGRWNGIFYPAKPKNELELYSQVFNAVEVNSTFYRLLDPQTARTWVMMTPKDFAFAVKLWQKFTHPGMFQKATGAEPEITQQDYDDFKRGINPIAEECKLACLLIQFSEWFACTPQHQGILSMLLRQFQDYPVAVELRHASWGEKASETKALLDSCGAGLAYIDMPELPGTIRQELEPQRLLYLRFHGRNREKWRQHEAAEERYDYLYSEEELKPFAEKVRGITAAGESKILIFFNNHVRGQAPANALMMARQIGLPPTATVRAEFVRAFPATKDAIKEIRIPEEKEPGQGVLFSA
- the hslV gene encoding ATP-dependent protease subunit HslV: MGSNRVRSTTILAVRHKGRVVVAGDGQVSFGDTVMKHTARKVRRMWNDRVVTGFAGAAADAFALFTKFEVKLEEFGGNLPRAAVELAKDWRTDRALRRLEALLVVVDKEHSLVISGTGDVIEPDDGVIGIGSGGSYAAAAARALVGFSDLDARRIAEEAMKIAASLCVYTNDTITIEEL
- the hslU gene encoding ATP-dependent protease ATPase subunit HslU; the encoded protein is MEPLTPRQIVAELDRYIIGQKDAKRAVAIALRNRWRRQRLPAELRDEVAPKNIIMIGPTGVGKTEIARRLARLVDAPFIKVEASKYTEVGYVGRDVESMVRDLTALAVDMVKEEKTKAVQERAQELAEERLLDILLPVGRMAPSPSVEQTPDPAAITSAAETREKLRKRLHEGKLDDRTVELEVKDRGAMPMVEVFSNSGLEEMDNIKEMLGNLLPQRSKRRRVKIREAQRILTQEEADKLIDMDAVRSEAVRRVEESGIIFLDEIDKIAGRGSSQGPDVSRQGVQRDLLPIVEGCTVTTKYGLVRTDHILFIAAGAFHVAKPSDLIPELQGRFPLRVELASLTQDDFVRILTEPQNALIKQYVALLETEEVRLDFSEDAVQEIAAIASTVNQATENIGARRLYTIMERMLDEISFEAPAMRGAKVNINAAYVRERLQEIVKNEDLSRYIL